Below is a window of Anaerolineae bacterium DNA.
GCATCCTGATCCAGGTTGAAGACACCGGTGTGGGCATCCGCGAGACAGACCTGCCGCACGTCTGCGAACGCTTCTACCGGGGTGAGGCTCGCACCCCCGACAATCGCCTGATCGACCCGCGTGGCCTGGGGCAGGGCCTGTACATTGCCCGCGCCGTGGCCGAAGCCCATGGCGGCTACCTGAGTCTGGAAAGCAAAGTCGGGGTGGGTACCCGGGTGACCCTGGCGCTCCCCACCGCCCTGGAGCCGCCACCCGACCCGGAAGCAACCGTCCGGCATCAGCCGTTGGCCCTGCCACCGGAACCCTGAGCGCACCTTCCGGGGCCTGCACATTCGAATGGTGAATACCAGTGTGAAGGGAGAGTGCGGTGAAACCGATCGGCGCGTTTACATTTGTTCTGCACAGCCATATGCCCTATGCGCGGCTGGCCGGGCGCTGGCCGCATGGCGAAGAGTGGGTACACGAAGCGATCTGCGAAACCTATATCCCTCTGCTCAACGCCCTGTATGACCTCGCCGAAGAGGGTGTCCTGTACCGCCTGACCATCGGCATCACCCCCATCCTGGCCGAACAACTCGCCGACCCCGACATCATCGATCATTTTGACGCCTTCATGGAAGAGAAGATTTCTGCTGCGCGGGCCGACATTCCGCGCTTCAGGGGGCAGGCGGCCCCGCCCGCGGTGGTCAACCCGACCGCCGCGACTGCTGCCCGGCTGGGACTGGAGGAAGAGGAACGCCGCGCTGAAGTCGTCCCCACCAGCGAGGCCAATCCCCACATGGCCTACCTGGCTGAGTGGTACCTGAGCTGGTTTGAGCTGATCAAGCGCAGCTTTGACGCCCGTTTCGGGCGCGATCTGATCGGGGCTTTCCGCCGCCTGCAGGATCAGGGCTACATCGAGATTCTGACCTGCGCCGCTACCCACGGTTACCTGCCACTGCTGGGTACGGACTCGGCCATCTACGGCCAGCTACGCGCCGGGATTGCCAGCTACGAGCGCCACTTCGGTCGCCGCCCTACCGGCATCTGGCTGCCGGAATGCGCCTATCGCCCCGCCTACTACACTGAGGACGGCCGCCTGCGCCCCGGCATTGAGCGCTTCCTGGCCGAGCAGGGCATCAAGGTATTCTTTGTGGAAACCCATACCATCACCGGCGGGCAGCCTGTAGGCGTGGCAGCAGGTGAGGTCATCGGGCCATACGGCGAGATCAAACGCCGCTATGTCATCCCCACCTCCACCGTGATGCCGGAGCGCTATGCCACCACGTTCAAGCCGTATTATGTCAGCGATACCACCAGTGGCGCGTACGCCGACCAGCACTCCGGAGTGGCCGCCATCGGCCGTAATAACCGCACCGGCCAGCAGGTCTGGAGTGCGGAATGGGGCTACCCCGGCGACCAAGATTACCGCGAGTTTCACCGCAAAGATCACATCAGCGGTCTGCAGTACTGGCGTGTCACTGGCCCGCGCGTTGACCTGGGTGGCAAAGATGCTTACCATCCCGACTGGGCGCAGTACAAGGTGCATCAGCACGCCGATCACTTCGCACACCTGGTGGAACAGGAATTACGCGCCTACGCCGACGGCTCTGGCGGCGACTTCGGGCTGATCGCCTCCAATTACGACACCGAACTGTTTGGTCACTGGTGGTTTGAAGGCGTGGACTGGATCCGGGAAGTACTGCGCCGGCTGGCGGCCAATCCGCTGGTGGAGCTAACGACCGCCACCCGTTTCATCACCGAGCATCCCCCGGTAGAAGTCCTGCACCTGCCAGAAAGCAGCTGGGGCGCTGGCGGCAACCACTTC
It encodes the following:
- a CDS encoding DUF1957 domain-containing protein; translation: MKPIGAFTFVLHSHMPYARLAGRWPHGEEWVHEAICETYIPLLNALYDLAEEGVLYRLTIGITPILAEQLADPDIIDHFDAFMEEKISAARADIPRFRGQAAPPAVVNPTAATAARLGLEEEERRAEVVPTSEANPHMAYLAEWYLSWFELIKRSFDARFGRDLIGAFRRLQDQGYIEILTCAATHGYLPLLGTDSAIYGQLRAGIASYERHFGRRPTGIWLPECAYRPAYYTEDGRLRPGIERFLAEQGIKVFFVETHTITGGQPVGVAAGEVIGPYGEIKRRYVIPTSTVMPERYATTFKPYYVSDTTSGAYADQHSGVAAIGRNNRTGQQVWSAEWGYPGDQDYREFHRKDHISGLQYWRVTGPRVDLGGKDAYHPDWAQYKVHQHADHFAHLVEQELRAYADGSGGDFGLIASNYDTELFGHWWFEGVDWIREVLRRLAANPLVELTTATRFITEHPPVEVLHLPESSWGAGGNHFTWDNSETHWMWQPIHEAEQRMERLAAAHPNPDPATRDVLNQAARELLLLESSDWPFLVTTGQAGGYAIQRFSQHAERFNRLAASLESGQPDVAAAAQYWELDRVFPEADYRWWAYRPSPAHP